Proteins encoded in a region of the Paenibacillus pedocola genome:
- a CDS encoding phosphodiester glycosidase family protein codes for MKKILTLVLTLFLMLYTLPSLLPGAAAAVAPKNAVYVDKGNHSFIPLRFLNGLFDLRAGLTADAKSIEIAGDKNTLLLTLGQASASVNGKAVPISDLPFSENGTTYVPLSLVSTTLGIGLEWNKEPASVTLTLGGAEATLPVLNGTLLKAGSSAVTSATHTYKVGSRSFSVQTVTVSLLHPSVRLDAVLAGNTVGKTEALGSIAKRSGAVAAINGTFFDAYTEGAYKAPYGYIISGGKMLKNSPGDRRTVFAYDRNLLAELIPGSQFSARFQSGTVEGALQAGPRLLVNGSVSLNVAAEGFKDPKILTGGGARSALGLTRDHKLILLTTGGATIPQLAQIMKQAGAYQAMNLDGGASSGLYYNGKYLTTPGRLISNALVVSTR; via the coding sequence CTGAAGAAAATACTCACCCTTGTCCTCACCCTGTTCCTAATGCTCTACACGCTTCCTTCCCTGCTGCCCGGTGCGGCGGCGGCGGTTGCGCCTAAAAATGCCGTCTATGTGGACAAAGGAAATCATTCGTTTATCCCGCTGCGCTTCTTAAACGGTCTGTTTGACCTCCGTGCAGGCCTTACTGCAGATGCGAAATCCATAGAAATTGCCGGAGACAAAAATACGCTTCTTCTTACCCTTGGCCAAGCTTCAGCTTCCGTCAACGGCAAAGCTGTTCCTATAAGCGATCTGCCCTTCAGCGAGAACGGCACGACCTATGTTCCGCTCTCCCTTGTCAGCACGACACTTGGCATCGGGCTGGAATGGAACAAAGAGCCCGCTTCCGTTACACTCACATTAGGCGGCGCTGAGGCGACCTTGCCGGTACTAAACGGAACGCTCCTAAAGGCGGGCTCCTCTGCCGTAACCAGCGCCACACATACATATAAAGTCGGCTCCAGATCATTCTCTGTGCAGACAGTTACCGTCTCTTTGCTGCACCCTTCCGTCCGGCTGGATGCTGTACTTGCCGGAAATACGGTCGGCAAGACGGAAGCGCTCGGCAGCATTGCCAAACGAAGCGGAGCTGTTGCCGCGATCAACGGAACTTTTTTTGATGCTTATACAGAAGGAGCCTACAAAGCCCCTTATGGCTATATCATCAGCGGCGGCAAAATGCTGAAGAACAGCCCCGGTGACCGCCGGACGGTATTTGCCTATGACCGCAATCTGCTGGCTGAGCTGATTCCCGGCAGTCAATTCAGCGCACGGTTCCAGAGCGGGACCGTTGAAGGGGCACTGCAGGCCGGTCCCCGCCTGCTGGTTAATGGCAGCGTATCGCTGAATGTCGCCGCCGAAGGCTTCAAGGACCCCAAAATATTGACTGGCGGCGGGGCCCGCAGCGCACTCGGCCTTACCCGCGATCACAAGCTGATCCTGCTGACCACCGGCGGGGCTACCATCCCGCAGCTGGCTCAGATTATGAAGCAGGCAGGCGCTTATCAGGCGATGAATCTTGATGGTGGTGCCTCCAGCGGCCTGTATTATAACGGGAAATATTTGACCACTCCGGGACGTCTGATCAGTAATGCACTGGTTGTCAGTACCCGGTAA
- a CDS encoding GerAB/ArcD/ProY family transporter: MHNKEQVSALQISFMVMLFEIGSTPLFLLGGKAKQDSWLAMCAGSVAGLILLLLLLWIQERSRGLDLIGMLKFHFGATAGSVVGWIYCLYFAYQSMRNVRDLGELTSLTLLPTTPMSITMLVFILIALYAIWKGSAVLFRLPEVLLPMVLFFYGLLVLLLGIMGSIDFGRLAPVYEGGLRPILDAALPDIVSFPFGQMLVFLMLWSLWEKPGVPVKNTISAYIAISLFLIFMNALNVAVLGPTVAGISQLPFLKTVRTLSNLQFVERLDILVTIQLFVGLLIKMMVFYFCAVKGASGLTGKSMKWWVFPVGAVIYGASFVERDYTQHIAIGLGPSLKIDPLFQIAVPLLLAVSILLRSRFKSTPS, translated from the coding sequence ATGCATAATAAAGAGCAGGTGTCAGCCCTGCAAATCTCGTTTATGGTCATGCTGTTTGAAATTGGCAGCACACCGCTGTTCCTGCTTGGCGGCAAGGCGAAGCAGGATTCCTGGCTGGCGATGTGCGCCGGTTCAGTGGCCGGCCTGATCCTGCTCCTGCTACTTCTGTGGATCCAGGAGCGCTCGCGGGGACTTGATCTTATCGGCATGCTGAAATTCCACTTCGGAGCCACTGCCGGTTCGGTCGTCGGCTGGATTTACTGCCTTTATTTCGCGTATCAATCGATGCGTAATGTCCGGGATTTAGGCGAACTGACCTCACTGACTCTGCTGCCGACAACTCCGATGTCAATTACGATGCTGGTCTTTATCCTCATTGCGCTTTACGCTATCTGGAAGGGATCCGCGGTGCTCTTCCGGCTGCCAGAAGTACTGCTCCCGATGGTTCTATTCTTCTACGGCCTGCTGGTCCTGCTGCTCGGAATTATGGGCTCCATCGATTTTGGCCGTCTGGCACCTGTCTATGAGGGCGGGCTAAGGCCGATTCTGGATGCGGCACTGCCGGATATCGTCTCTTTTCCCTTCGGCCAAATGCTTGTGTTTCTGATGCTGTGGTCCTTATGGGAGAAACCCGGCGTGCCAGTGAAAAATACAATTTCAGCTTATATTGCCATCAGCCTTTTTCTAATCTTCATGAATGCACTCAATGTCGCCGTCCTCGGACCTACGGTTGCGGGAATCAGCCAATTGCCTTTTCTGAAAACAGTCCGCACCTTATCCAATCTGCAATTTGTGGAACGGCTCGACATTCTGGTAACCATTCAGCTCTTCGTCGGCCTCCTGATCAAAATGATGGTGTTCTATTTCTGTGCGGTTAAAGGTGCAAGCGGGCTGACCGGCAAATCAATGAAATGGTGGGTGTTCCCTGTGGGCGCCGTCATTTACGGGGCTTCCTTTGTGGAGCGGGACTATACCCAGCATATTGCCATCGGCCTTGGACCCAGCCTGAAGATCGACCCTTTGTTTCAGATTGCCGTCCCGCTGCTGCTGGCAGTTTCCATTCTGCTGCGCAGCCGGTTCAAGAGCACTCCCTCTTAA
- a CDS encoding histidine phosphatase family protein, which yields MTTIGLIRHGSTLWNKEGRIQGHTDNPLDEEGLEQAAALAERLSMETWDYIYSSDLLRARQTAEVIAARLGLSVAGWVPGIREMNGGLLEGTTEQDRVERWGKEWRTLELGLEKNESGRLRGSRAIEEIAQRHPGKHVLLVSHGAILRSSLSGLVPELDVSVLLKNTSLTRLVYTGKTWTCELYNCIKHIEK from the coding sequence ATGACAACAATTGGATTGATCCGGCACGGCAGTACCCTATGGAATAAAGAAGGCCGAATACAGGGCCATACCGATAATCCTCTGGATGAAGAGGGCTTGGAGCAGGCAGCGGCTCTTGCAGAACGGCTTAGCATGGAGACATGGGACTATATTTATTCTAGCGACCTGCTCAGAGCAAGACAGACAGCAGAGGTGATCGCGGCTAGACTTGGTCTATCTGTTGCAGGATGGGTACCGGGAATCCGGGAGATGAACGGCGGCTTGCTGGAGGGCACGACGGAGCAGGATCGTGTAGAGCGCTGGGGAAAAGAATGGAGAACGCTGGAGCTGGGCCTGGAGAAGAATGAATCCGGCCGGCTCAGAGGCAGCCGGGCGATTGAAGAGATCGCGCAGCGGCATCCGGGCAAGCATGTGCTGTTGGTCAGCCACGGTGCAATCCTCCGCAGCAGCCTGAGCGGACTTGTGCCTGAACTGGATGTGAGTGTGCTCCTGAAGAATACTTCGCTCACCCGGTTAGTGTATACCGGCAAAACCTGGACCTGTGAGCTCTACAATTGCATCAAACATATTGAGAAATAG
- a CDS encoding helix-turn-helix transcriptional regulator: protein MSKADHLLSILWMLQQRKRTAAELAESLELSVRSVYRYIDALCASGVPVIADAGPGGGFRLPEHFSASPLFFNAAERRALVQASAFAEGSGYPYVEALSGAIAKLKRYSNDEQLSQMERHERGVEMLHTPSIPLSHLLEELEVCTADGLTVQMEYRKGSGDVFSVRAIDPYGLVLWKGRWYLAGFCHQRQDIRSFRVDRIAGLERTGAGFQRPPGFSAREFLLRSLLPGQDQETALIPVVIASGEEVLNDLCSHWLFGHSLEQRIPGEARFLLDEASLFGFAAYFLLPYGKSLTILEPAALKQKLAAIAAGISAHYTES from the coding sequence ATGTCCAAAGCCGATCATCTGCTGTCTATTCTCTGGATGCTGCAGCAGCGCAAAAGAACCGCCGCCGAGCTGGCAGAAAGTCTTGAACTGAGCGTCCGTTCAGTGTACCGCTATATTGATGCGCTCTGCGCCAGCGGCGTTCCTGTCATCGCGGATGCCGGACCGGGCGGCGGCTTCCGGCTGCCGGAGCATTTCAGCGCCTCTCCGCTCTTCTTCAACGCCGCTGAACGCCGGGCCCTCGTACAGGCTTCCGCCTTTGCAGAGGGCAGCGGATACCCCTATGTCGAGGCCTTAAGCGGAGCCATTGCCAAGCTTAAGCGCTACAGCAATGACGAGCAGCTGTCGCAGATGGAACGCCACGAGCGCGGTGTCGAAATGCTGCATACCCCCTCCATACCCTTGTCCCATCTGCTGGAGGAGCTGGAGGTCTGCACCGCAGACGGGCTGACGGTGCAGATGGAATACCGCAAGGGAAGCGGTGATGTGTTCTCCGTTCGTGCCATTGATCCTTACGGGCTGGTGCTCTGGAAGGGAAGGTGGTACCTGGCCGGCTTCTGCCACCAGCGCCAGGACATCCGCAGCTTCCGCGTGGACCGGATTGCCGGGCTGGAGCGGACAGGAGCCGGCTTCCAGCGTCCGCCAGGATTCTCGGCACGGGAGTTTCTGCTGAGAAGCCTGCTACCCGGCCAGGATCAGGAGACAGCACTGATCCCGGTAGTCATTGCCTCGGGTGAAGAGGTGCTGAATGACCTGTGCAGCCACTGGTTGTTCGGCCATTCGCTGGAGCAGCGGATTCCAGGAGAGGCCCGTTTCCTGCTGGATGAAGCCTCGTTATTCGGCTTCGCGGCTTACTTCCTGCTGCCCTATGGCAAGTCGCTGACCATCCTTGAACCTGCCGCCTTGAAGCAGAAGCTTGCAGCTATAGCTGCCGGTATTTCCGCCCATTATACGGAATCTTAA
- a CDS encoding SLC45 family MFS transporter: MKKVWLLGFGFFSISITWSLYNAFVPFFLEKYVNSVALISFMMTIDNYFALFLQPWIGNRSDRTVSRYGRRMPYLLLGMPLAAVLTMLIPYHSGLFTLLLFMMLMNLAMSLYRSPTVALMPDITPEPQRTKANGLVNFMGGVGSILAFGAGSMLYDANPALPFLVAGLITLLCLLIVARFIQEDRDGVNTDTVRSGLQAQQRNAVVPQLKPARISLLKQLDRTTFWLLAAIFFWFVAYQGVETLFTLYGKHHLGLSEKAASFSLTFFSLAFVAFAIPSGWLGGRFGKKKMIVTGVIGLTAVFALVGFAENLLMLRGLLLTGGIFWACININSYPYVVATGTEESIGTRTGMYYLVSSLAAISSPPVLGLLIDLTDYSVLFYAAAGSMAVALLCLYMMGGQRTGTAESAD, translated from the coding sequence GTGAAAAAAGTCTGGCTGCTGGGCTTCGGCTTTTTCAGCATCAGCATCACGTGGAGCTTATATAATGCATTCGTACCTTTCTTTCTGGAAAAATACGTTAACAGTGTAGCCCTGATCAGCTTTATGATGACGATCGATAATTATTTTGCACTGTTTCTGCAGCCGTGGATCGGCAACCGCAGTGACCGGACCGTCAGCCGCTACGGGCGCAGAATGCCTTATCTGCTGCTTGGAATGCCGCTGGCAGCCGTGCTGACGATGCTGATTCCTTACCACAGCGGACTGTTCACCCTGCTGCTGTTCATGATGCTGATGAACCTGGCCATGAGCCTGTACCGTTCGCCGACCGTTGCCCTGATGCCCGATATTACACCGGAGCCGCAGCGGACGAAGGCCAACGGGCTGGTTAACTTTATGGGCGGGGTCGGATCGATTCTCGCCTTCGGTGCCGGTTCCATGCTCTATGATGCGAACCCGGCGCTGCCGTTCCTCGTAGCCGGACTGATTACACTGCTCTGCCTGCTGATCGTAGCACGTTTCATTCAAGAGGACCGGGATGGCGTAAATACGGACACTGTCCGCTCTGGCCTTCAGGCGCAACAAAGAAATGCCGTTGTTCCGCAGCTCAAGCCTGCGCGGATTTCTCTGCTGAAGCAGCTGGACCGCACGACCTTTTGGCTGCTGGCGGCTATCTTTTTCTGGTTCGTGGCTTATCAGGGGGTGGAAACCTTATTTACCTTGTACGGCAAACATCATCTGGGCCTCAGTGAAAAGGCTGCTTCGTTCTCGCTTACCTTCTTCTCCCTAGCCTTCGTAGCCTTTGCGATCCCCAGCGGCTGGCTGGGCGGACGTTTTGGCAAGAAAAAAATGATTGTTACTGGCGTTATCGGGTTGACTGCAGTCTTTGCCTTGGTGGGCTTTGCGGAAAATCTGCTTATGCTGCGGGGGCTACTGCTAACTGGCGGGATATTTTGGGCCTGCATCAATATTAATTCCTATCCTTACGTTGTGGCTACGGGAACCGAGGAGAGCATCGGCACCCGCACCGGAATGTATTATCTGGTCTCCTCACTAGCCGCGATCAGCTCCCCGCCGGTGCTCGGGCTGCTGATCGACCTGACAGATTACTCAGTCCTGTTCTACGCGGCAGCAGGCAGCATGGCAGTTGCCCTGCTCTGCCTGTATATGATGGGTGGACAACGTACCGGCACAGCAGAATCCGCTGATTAA
- a CDS encoding SRPBCC domain-containing protein, with protein sequence MKELKYEFYIGASPEQVWECLISPDKVKQIYYGSSIRSSFVVGEPLEYVGPGADDSETLHVHGTLLEFTPREALRFTHKVGPSYLKGGVNYESRISWLLAPVGGCTKLTLIHDEWHPEDPSYGPSDSAWWQILSNTKTLAETGGTLDFGSWE encoded by the coding sequence ATGAAAGAACTAAAGTACGAGTTCTATATTGGCGCATCACCAGAACAGGTCTGGGAGTGTCTTATCTCTCCTGACAAAGTGAAGCAAATCTATTATGGCAGCAGCATCCGCTCCAGCTTTGTAGTGGGGGAGCCGCTGGAGTATGTAGGTCCGGGCGCAGACGACAGCGAGACCCTGCATGTGCACGGCACACTGCTGGAATTCACGCCCCGGGAAGCGCTGCGGTTCACGCACAAGGTCGGCCCCTCCTATCTGAAGGGCGGCGTCAATTATGAATCCCGCATCTCCTGGCTGCTGGCACCGGTGGGCGGCTGCACTAAGCTTACACTCATTCACGACGAATGGCATCCGGAGGACCCTTCCTATGGCCCGAGTGACAGCGCCTGGTGGCAGATTCTGAGTAACACGAAGACGCTGGCAGAAACCGGCGGCACCCTTGATTTTGGCAGCTGGGAATAG
- a CDS encoding GGDEF domain-containing protein has protein sequence MEEARNYMLAVFSILIAALTGYAILRLSQNFAIKNQRARAVRTSLIILMASSGLGGMHLLGRGAVTGLQPAGGSLFFALALYLLTLTLLLLLFTRARQVLAERDQLKELAYRDSLTSLFNKNGMDHFWEHCKPNEQLAVLYLDLNRFKSINDKLGHHVGDLLLQAVGGTLKQFSAKGKRHIFRIGGDEFVIIAKRCGRKEAEQLALQILEKTTRNYQLERHELFVSASIGITISQGRIDSARLLKEADSAMYHAKQLGRGRYAVHKQGNVIQPVNVLGSYRAN, from the coding sequence ATGGAAGAAGCGCGGAATTATATGTTAGCCGTATTCTCAATCCTTATTGCAGCGTTGACAGGTTACGCGATTCTCCGGCTCTCGCAGAATTTCGCAATTAAAAATCAAAGAGCCCGTGCGGTGCGCACGAGCCTTATTATTCTTATGGCCAGCAGCGGATTAGGCGGAATGCACCTGCTCGGCAGGGGGGCAGTAACCGGGCTCCAGCCGGCCGGCGGCAGCCTGTTCTTCGCATTGGCGCTCTACTTGCTGACCCTTACTTTGCTGCTGCTGCTGTTCACCCGGGCCCGCCAGGTGCTGGCCGAGAGGGATCAGCTTAAGGAGCTTGCGTATAGAGACAGCTTAACCAGCCTGTTCAATAAGAATGGAATGGACCACTTCTGGGAGCACTGCAAACCGAATGAACAGCTTGCCGTGCTGTATCTGGACTTGAACCGGTTCAAATCGATTAATGACAAGCTTGGCCATCATGTCGGTGATTTGCTGCTCCAGGCCGTCGGCGGGACGCTGAAGCAATTCTCGGCCAAGGGCAAGCGGCATATCTTCCGAATTGGCGGCGATGAATTCGTAATCATTGCGAAACGCTGCGGCCGCAAGGAGGCTGAACAGCTCGCATTGCAGATTCTGGAGAAAACGACCCGGAATTATCAGCTCGAGCGGCATGAGCTATTCGTGTCGGCCAGTATCGGCATTACGATCAGCCAGGGCAGAATTGATTCCGCGCGTCTCCTGAAGGAAGCCGATTCGGCCATGTACCATGCCAAGCAGCTGGGCAGAGGCCGTTATGCGGTTCACAAGCAAGGCAATGTCATTCAGCCGGTGAATGTGCTGGGCAGCTATAGAGCGAATTAA
- a CDS encoding Ger(x)C family spore germination protein, translated as MKQRKQAIQPESDLSLPAGRPSIAARRTSCLLLCLPLLSTLITGCWDNRELNELGIASGSAYDWEDDQWKATYQVINPSSGASGMGGSGGGSTTSPPFITFTVKGKTIMEAIDKTNLTSTREMFFSHSRITVLGETMARHGINQIIDMFLRRQDARETVYVFLAKGEAGAILDQLMQMTKNQGAGIQLMIEQESRLVSYYPGVRLYELAMALSSESGSAVLPEIRLTGHKIMDETTETAVTDLPSRLALGKLGVIKGEKLIGWLTQRQAFGLSFITDKINKATIAFPSHPKAGDTPDASFILQNSSTDVRPIWDKDHYVMDIHIEGSGTLTELGSIMDLNDRASISEMEASIEQHVLELVNNSWTEVRKLGADVTGFALRIHRSDRKRWKQIEQNKSWDSVFRDIEIRPHVSIKIERTGLSNKSFKSVQQK; from the coding sequence ATGAAGCAGCGGAAGCAGGCCATTCAGCCGGAATCCGATCTGTCATTACCTGCGGGACGGCCCTCGATTGCAGCGAGAAGAACCTCCTGCCTGTTGCTCTGTCTCCCTCTCTTGTCCACCTTGATTACCGGCTGCTGGGATAACCGGGAGCTGAATGAGCTTGGCATCGCCTCAGGTTCGGCCTATGACTGGGAGGATGATCAGTGGAAAGCCACCTACCAGGTGATCAACCCTTCGTCCGGCGCCAGCGGAATGGGCGGCAGCGGAGGCGGCAGCACTACTTCTCCGCCGTTCATCACCTTCACAGTCAAAGGTAAAACGATCATGGAAGCGATCGATAAAACCAACCTCACCAGCACCCGCGAAATGTTTTTTTCTCATTCACGGATTACCGTGCTTGGTGAGACTATGGCCAGACACGGGATTAACCAGATCATTGATATGTTCCTCCGCAGACAGGATGCCCGGGAAACGGTCTATGTGTTTCTTGCTAAAGGAGAAGCTGGAGCTATCCTGGACCAGCTCATGCAGATGACCAAAAATCAGGGAGCCGGTATCCAGCTGATGATTGAGCAGGAATCCAGACTGGTCTCGTATTATCCCGGGGTGCGCCTCTACGAGCTGGCCATGGCTCTGTCCTCCGAATCCGGGAGCGCGGTGCTGCCGGAGATCCGGTTAACCGGGCATAAAATCATGGATGAAACGACCGAAACCGCAGTGACGGACCTGCCCTCACGGCTGGCACTCGGCAAGCTGGGCGTAATCAAAGGTGAGAAGCTGATCGGCTGGCTGACACAAAGGCAGGCCTTCGGCCTGTCTTTTATAACCGACAAAATCAACAAAGCCACCATTGCCTTTCCGTCCCACCCTAAGGCAGGCGACACTCCGGATGCTTCGTTTATTCTCCAAAATTCAAGCACCGACGTACGACCCATTTGGGATAAGGATCATTACGTCATGGACATCCATATCGAGGGCAGCGGAACATTAACAGAGCTGGGCAGCATCATGGATTTGAATGATCGGGCTTCCATTTCAGAGATGGAGGCGTCGATTGAGCAGCATGTGCTTGAGCTTGTCAATAACTCCTGGACCGAGGTACGGAAGCTGGGAGCAGATGTTACCGGCTTCGCGTTAAGAATTCACCGCAGTGACCGCAAGCGCTGGAAACAGATTGAGCAGAATAAAAGCTGGGACAGTGTATTCCGGGACATTGAGATCCGCCCCCATGTCTCGATAAAAATTGAGCGGACAGGCCTCAGCAACAAATCCTTTAAGTCCGTTCAGCAGAAATAG
- a CDS encoding spore germination protein, with protein sequence MPVHSKQGRKHTKDPVETVIPAPCPLSPSLDETLEEISLRIGTSSDVIIRRFTNESLSSLALAFIYIDGLVNADAVNQTVLQPLMEHVTLKSDAITADKAYALIKDQMLPIGGVQEGKTIEHMLSLLFEGYTLILFNGLTMALAADTSGYEKRSVNEPTSQGVIRGPKEGFTESLRVGTSMLRRRLKTSDLRIEEYKIGQRTGTGVALVYLQGIASEEVLAEIRRRLNGIITDSILESNYIEEFIQDGGLTPFPTIQNTERPDAVAGGLLEGQVGIIIDGTPFALLAPSTFFNFFQSSEDYYQRYDISSFLRLIRYGAFFVSMLLPALYIAVTTFHQEMLPTTLLISLAAQREGVPLPALAEALLMELTFDVLREAGVRMPRTIGPAISIVGALVLGQAAVSAGLVSAAMVIVVSFTAISNFVIPSLAIANSIRLIRFLLMLIAATLGLFGIMSFLMVLLIHLAGLYSFGVPYLSPVAPMIPRYLKDIFIRVPLWNMPMRPKTDLGKETRRQGPDQKPQSIEDQKKKAQLTAQQQKPQGEDQA encoded by the coding sequence GTGCCCGTTCATTCCAAGCAAGGCCGTAAGCATACTAAAGACCCTGTTGAAACTGTTATCCCCGCGCCTTGTCCCTTGAGCCCCTCACTCGATGAGACTTTGGAGGAGATCAGTCTAAGGATCGGTACAAGCTCTGATGTAATTATCCGCAGATTCACCAATGAATCGTTAAGCTCGCTCGCTCTGGCTTTTATTTATATTGACGGTCTCGTCAACGCAGATGCCGTTAATCAGACTGTACTTCAGCCTCTGATGGAGCATGTCACACTGAAGAGTGACGCTATCACCGCAGACAAAGCCTATGCTCTGATTAAGGATCAGATGCTGCCCATCGGGGGCGTTCAGGAAGGCAAGACAATCGAGCATATGCTGTCTTTGCTGTTTGAGGGCTATACCCTCATTCTGTTTAACGGGCTTACGATGGCGCTCGCTGCCGACACCTCCGGCTATGAGAAGAGAAGCGTCAATGAACCCACCTCCCAAGGTGTTATCCGCGGTCCGAAGGAAGGATTCACCGAAAGCCTGCGGGTCGGCACTTCCATGCTCAGACGAAGACTCAAAACCTCTGATCTCCGGATAGAAGAGTATAAAATCGGCCAGCGCACCGGGACCGGTGTAGCGCTTGTCTACCTGCAGGGAATTGCCAGCGAAGAGGTACTGGCAGAAATCCGCCGCCGGCTTAATGGCATTATTACTGACAGTATTCTGGAAAGCAATTACATCGAAGAATTCATTCAGGACGGCGGGCTGACCCCCTTCCCTACCATTCAGAATACAGAGCGTCCTGATGCAGTGGCCGGGGGTCTTTTGGAAGGACAGGTCGGGATTATTATTGACGGTACGCCCTTTGCGCTGCTTGCGCCGTCCACCTTCTTTAATTTTTTTCAATCCAGCGAAGATTACTATCAGCGTTACGATATCTCTTCCTTTCTGCGGCTGATCCGGTATGGCGCCTTCTTTGTCTCTATGCTGCTGCCCGCCTTGTATATTGCCGTTACTACCTTTCACCAGGAAATGCTGCCGACCACACTGCTGATCAGTCTGGCCGCCCAGCGCGAAGGGGTGCCGCTGCCGGCGCTGGCAGAAGCGCTGCTCATGGAGCTTACCTTCGATGTGCTGCGTGAAGCCGGAGTGCGGATGCCCCGCACCATTGGTCCGGCAATTTCCATTGTCGGGGCGCTGGTACTGGGACAAGCAGCCGTTTCTGCCGGTCTGGTATCGGCCGCAATGGTCATCGTCGTCTCGTTTACAGCCATCTCCAACTTCGTTATTCCTTCGCTGGCTATCGCCAACTCGATTCGTCTGATCCGGTTTTTACTGATGCTGATTGCCGCTACGCTTGGTCTGTTCGGCATTATGTCCTTTTTGATGGTGCTGCTGATCCATTTGGCAGGACTGTATTCGTTCGGCGTACCTTACCTGTCACCCGTGGCTCCGATGATCCCGCGTTATCTGAAAGATATATTTATCCGTGTTCCGCTCTGGAATATGCCTATGCGGCCTAAGACCGACCTGGGTAAAGAAACGCGCAGACAAGGTCCGGATCAGAAACCGCAGTCGATCGAAGATCAGAAAAAGAAAGCGCAACTGACAGCGCAGCAACAAAAACCGCAAGGAGAGGATCAGGCTTGA
- a CDS encoding FeoA family protein, with amino-acid sequence MAGAGIPLSEASNGSMLRISGIEVQGVLRRRLLDLGFVVGNAVEVLRRSPLGDPIAFRVSNTTIALRREESSLIYGHLIGGEEA; translated from the coding sequence ATGGCTGGAGCCGGTATCCCATTGTCTGAAGCATCGAACGGCAGTATGCTGCGCATCAGCGGCATTGAAGTTCAGGGCGTGCTGCGAAGACGGCTGCTCGACCTCGGTTTTGTGGTCGGCAATGCCGTTGAGGTGCTGCGGCGCAGTCCGCTTGGAGATCCTATCGCTTTTCGGGTAAGCAATACAACTATTGCCCTGCGGCGGGAAGAAAGCTCGCTGATTTACGGACATTTAATTGGAGGTGAAGAGGCATGA
- a CDS encoding GerAB/ArcD/ProY family transporter, which produces MNGKIGTAQAAMLVINTILPTATVVLPVIISNYAEQDAPLSILLSTLAGLIVAAIVGTAIRVSNGAPFLTWVGERSSPAVATVLGLLMLQFYLDATSTILREFVNFIKDNVLLNTPVTVLVILILIITIYMVRQGIESIARVNSIVILLYVIFVPLFLFGLVHELNVHKLLPMFDHSLASLTLASITPTTWMSEVAVLLFLAPYLKDPQKARIAGWMGLLFVSLLMIFLLVMALMVLGPEFIKLNAYAGFSTVGVVHIGNFFEKLDILFISYWVLSIYLKLSIFLFVTVECFKQTFRVSSSRPFIGALGLVIALECLFTWQNMDKLNLYNKEGRFLTFFLFNVLVPLAAILLHRFQRSRAKRKECET; this is translated from the coding sequence TTGAACGGAAAAATCGGCACCGCCCAGGCAGCCATGCTCGTCATCAACACGATTCTGCCGACAGCCACCGTTGTCCTCCCCGTCATTATCAGCAACTATGCCGAGCAGGACGCGCCACTCTCGATTCTGTTATCCACCCTGGCCGGACTTATCGTTGCTGCCATCGTCGGAACAGCCATCCGTGTAAGTAACGGCGCTCCCTTTCTCACCTGGGTGGGTGAGAGAAGCTCGCCGGCCGTAGCCACAGTACTGGGTCTTCTTATGCTGCAGTTCTATCTGGATGCAACATCCACGATCTTGCGGGAATTCGTCAATTTCATTAAGGATAATGTGCTGCTGAACACACCGGTGACCGTCCTGGTCATCCTGATCTTGATCATTACGATTTATATGGTCAGACAGGGCATTGAATCCATTGCCAGAGTGAACAGCATTGTAATCCTGCTCTATGTAATCTTCGTGCCGCTGTTCTTGTTCGGATTAGTCCATGAACTGAACGTGCACAAGCTGCTGCCGATGTTTGACCACTCCCTGGCTTCATTGACGCTGGCCAGCATTACACCGACAACCTGGATGTCTGAAGTGGCCGTGCTGCTGTTTCTGGCACCGTATCTCAAGGATCCGCAAAAAGCGCGGATCGCCGGATGGATGGGTCTTCTATTTGTTTCTCTGCTGATGATCTTTTTGCTAGTTATGGCGTTAATGGTGCTCGGACCTGAGTTTATCAAGCTAAACGCCTATGCTGGATTCTCGACTGTCGGAGTGGTTCATATCGGCAATTTTTTCGAGAAGCTGGATATTCTGTTCATCTCCTATTGGGTGTTGTCCATCTATCTCAAATTATCAATCTTCCTGTTTGTAACCGTCGAGTGCTTCAAGCAAACCTTCCGGGTAAGCAGCAGCCGGCCGTTTATCGGGGCCTTGGGCCTGGTCATCGCCTTGGAGTGCCTGTTCACCTGGCAGAACATGGACAAACTGAATCTCTATAACAAGGAAGGCCGATTCTTGACCTTCTTCCTGTTCAATGTGCTCGTACCGCTAGCAGCCATTTTGCTCCACCGGTTCCAGCGCTCCAGAGCCAAAAGAAAGGAGTGTGAAACATGA